In Brevibacillus brevis, a genomic segment contains:
- a CDS encoding DMT family transporter, translating to MSQTKQAVVAAILNAVIVGLSFIFVKMALTVADPVDTLAHRFTLSFVAALIPVLSGWVRLSIRPREMGALLPLAVLYPALFFALQAFGLLYTTSSEAGIIQATVPIFTLLLASWFLKETSSWLQKASTLLSVAGVVFIFLMKGASFGGNALGTVLILLSALSMSGYSVLARRLTRSFHFIDMTFAVALIGFLFFNVWAVARHLADGTWGQFFEPFQHPRFVVSILFLGILSSLVTSFLNNFALAKMEASRLSVLGNLSTLVTVVAGVVFLQESLAYYHVVGAVLIVAGVIGTNYFGMKSGKRKAEEASGSI from the coding sequence ATGTCCCAAACCAAGCAAGCCGTTGTCGCAGCGATTCTCAATGCCGTCATCGTCGGCCTGTCGTTCATTTTCGTAAAGATGGCGCTGACCGTCGCCGATCCGGTCGATACGCTGGCGCACCGTTTTACTTTGTCGTTTGTTGCGGCCTTGATTCCCGTTTTATCCGGCTGGGTGCGGCTTTCGATCAGGCCGAGAGAAATGGGGGCGCTTCTGCCGCTCGCAGTTCTGTATCCTGCGCTATTTTTTGCGCTGCAAGCGTTCGGCCTTCTTTATACGACTTCGTCCGAGGCAGGGATCATTCAGGCGACCGTTCCGATCTTTACGCTGCTCTTGGCCAGCTGGTTTTTAAAGGAGACGTCGTCTTGGCTGCAAAAAGCATCTACCCTGTTGTCCGTGGCGGGCGTCGTGTTTATTTTTCTCATGAAGGGCGCTTCGTTCGGGGGAAACGCCCTCGGGACCGTTCTGATCCTTCTGTCGGCCCTGTCCATGTCCGGTTACAGCGTGCTGGCGAGAAGGCTTACGAGGTCGTTTCATTTTATTGACATGACATTTGCGGTCGCGCTCATCGGATTTTTGTTCTTCAACGTCTGGGCAGTCGCCCGTCACCTGGCGGACGGCACGTGGGGGCAGTTTTTTGAACCGTTTCAGCATCCGCGCTTCGTCGTCTCGATTTTGTTCCTCGGCATTTTATCGTCGCTCGTCACTTCGTTTCTGAACAATTTCGCGCTGGCGAAGATGGAGGCGTCCAGGCTGAGCGTCCTGGGCAATTTGTCGACGCTGGTCACCGTTGTGGCGGGAGTAGTGTTTCTGCAAGAGAGCCTGGCTTACTACCATGTGGTTGGAGCGGTCTTGATCGTGGCAGGGGTAATCGGGACGAACTACTTCGGTATGAAATCGGGGAAACGGAAAGCCGAGGAGGCTTCTGGATCGATATAA
- a CDS encoding PadR family transcriptional regulator — translation MNTLAYGLLGLVARTPSSGYDLMLQLQPYWQAKHSQIYPLLAKLEQEGYMEFTRVHQTDRPDKKVYSITEKGEIALKLWLAEPTAEPVVRDELVLKAYCLQLTDDQKARDLFMERIEHCQEQMQMYEHIMSEMEQQLDGKPDHPDHPAFSDYILLSWGRRRMKEDILWCEWVLDLLKKKEAE, via the coding sequence TTGAATACACTCGCGTATGGACTTCTTGGGCTGGTGGCCCGGACACCCAGTTCCGGCTATGATTTGATGCTCCAGCTCCAACCTTATTGGCAAGCCAAACACAGTCAGATTTACCCGCTTCTCGCCAAACTGGAACAAGAAGGGTACATGGAGTTCACCCGTGTTCACCAGACAGATCGGCCGGATAAAAAAGTGTATTCCATTACGGAAAAAGGAGAAATTGCGCTGAAACTGTGGCTCGCAGAACCGACAGCCGAGCCGGTCGTCCGGGACGAGCTCGTATTGAAAGCGTACTGCCTGCAGCTCACGGACGATCAGAAAGCACGCGACCTGTTCATGGAGAGGATCGAACACTGCCAGGAGCAAATGCAAATGTACGAGCACATCATGTCGGAAATGGAGCAGCAGCTGGACGGAAAGCCCGACCATCCGGATCACCCTGCCTTTAGCGACTATATTCTATTGTCCTGGGGGCGCCGCCGGATGAAAGAAGACATCCTCTGGTGCGAATGGGTGCTGGATTTGCTGAAGAAAAAGGAAGCCGAATAA
- a CDS encoding ABC transporter ATP-binding protein yields MKTIIQLDTIEKRFAEAVVVPPLSLSIEEGEFLTLLGPSGCGKTTLLRMIAGFEEPTAGDIFLDGKPLGSVPPYQRDMNMVFQQYALFPHMNVEQNILFGLKMKKVNAAEQKRRLEEVLGYVQLTELRKRTPKQLSGGQQQRVAIARAIVNNPRVLLLDEPLGALDYQLRKSLQLELKNLQKNLGITFIYVTHDQEEAMAMSDRIAVMNKGRIEQIASPAEIYNKPQTLFVATFIGENNIFRQGDTCSAVRPEKIKLYRTDSDATEHRCTGTITDAVFLGNLRKVFIRLDGQDMTVMAHQYAGNGLDWQVDDRVAIGWSQADEVILPC; encoded by the coding sequence ATGAAAACTATCATACAGCTGGATACAATCGAAAAAAGATTCGCCGAGGCCGTCGTAGTCCCGCCGCTTTCCCTTTCCATCGAAGAAGGGGAGTTTTTGACGTTGCTCGGTCCGAGCGGCTGCGGCAAGACAACCCTTTTGCGGATGATCGCCGGCTTCGAGGAACCGACGGCAGGGGACATTTTCCTGGACGGCAAACCGCTGGGGAGCGTGCCTCCCTATCAGCGCGACATGAACATGGTGTTTCAGCAGTATGCGCTGTTTCCGCACATGAATGTGGAGCAGAACATCCTGTTCGGGCTGAAAATGAAGAAAGTGAACGCAGCCGAGCAGAAGCGGCGGCTGGAAGAAGTGCTGGGGTACGTCCAATTGACGGAGCTGAGAAAGCGCACGCCGAAGCAGCTGTCCGGCGGCCAGCAGCAACGGGTGGCCATCGCCCGCGCCATCGTCAACAACCCGCGCGTGCTGCTGTTGGACGAGCCTCTCGGAGCGCTTGACTACCAATTGCGAAAAAGCTTGCAGCTCGAGCTAAAAAACTTGCAGAAAAACCTGGGAATTACGTTTATTTACGTAACGCATGACCAGGAAGAGGCGATGGCGATGTCAGATCGGATCGCCGTCATGAACAAGGGCCGGATCGAGCAGATCGCCTCGCCGGCAGAGATTTACAACAAGCCGCAGACGCTGTTTGTCGCGACCTTCATCGGGGAGAACAACATTTTTCGCCAAGGCGACACCTGCAGCGCCGTGCGTCCGGAGAAGATCAAATTGTATCGGACCGACTCCGATGCCACCGAGCACCGCTGCACGGGGACGATTACCGATGCGGTATTCCTGGGCAACCTGCGGAAGGTGTTTATCCGTCTGGACGGACAGGATATGACGGTCATGGCCCACCAATATGCGGGCAACGGCCTCGACTGGCAGGTGGACGACCGCGTGGCGATCGGCTGGTCACAGGCAGACGAGGTGATTTTGCCTTGCTAA
- a CDS encoding ATP-dependent Clp protease ATP-binding subunit has product MQCEVCKERNATVFLNIQVQGKQQKHYLCHECHSKLSNKIGIGMNFGPFSSFSGLDDFLQGFAKGSMNPGAQAGPTAPAADRGGILDGLGRNLNDAARAGLIDPVIGRDKEIDRVIEILNRRGKNNPVLIGEPGVGKTAIAEGLALRIVEGSVPSKLKDKIVYTLDVASLVAGTGIRGQFEEKMKQVIAELQRRKNVILFIDELHLLVGAGSAEGSMDAGNILKPALARGELQVIGATTLKEYRVIEKDAALERRFQPVMVKEPTAEEAIMILQGLRPKYEAYHQVSYPDEVIAACVEYSHRYIQDRFLPDKAIDLMDEAGSKINLRAVTGDKEELQARLKQIAAQKQEATQAEDYERAAQLRDEEAGILERLDRLDSEEARAVVRVEDIQEIIEQKTGIPVKKLQRDEQAKMKHLAEHLQQKVIGQTEAVTQVAKAIRRSRAGLKPKHRPIASFLFVGPTGVGKTELTRALAEELFGTRDSMIRLDMSEYMEKHSVSKLIGSPPGYVGHEEAGQLTERVRRNPYSIILLDEIEKAHPDVQHMFLQILEDGRLTDSQGRTVTFKDSVIIATSNAGVSERKISVGFGAKEPEQTTVLDSLGAYFRPEFLNRFDGIIAFNHLQKEDLVKIVDVLMQDVIGSLKEQGMELSITGEAKALLAEKGYHPAFGARPLRRVIQQHVEDGIADLLMDEEEVKRIRVEVVDDAIHVSKEA; this is encoded by the coding sequence ATGCAGTGTGAAGTATGCAAAGAACGCAACGCGACCGTGTTTTTGAATATACAAGTGCAAGGCAAACAGCAAAAGCATTATCTGTGCCATGAATGCCATTCCAAGCTTTCGAACAAAATCGGGATTGGCATGAATTTCGGCCCGTTCTCTTCGTTTTCCGGGCTGGATGACTTCCTGCAAGGGTTCGCGAAAGGCTCCATGAATCCGGGGGCACAGGCAGGCCCCACAGCTCCTGCCGCCGACCGTGGAGGCATCCTGGACGGCCTGGGACGCAATCTGAACGATGCGGCACGCGCCGGCCTGATCGATCCGGTTATCGGACGGGACAAAGAGATCGACCGCGTGATCGAGATCCTGAACCGCCGCGGCAAAAACAATCCGGTCCTGATCGGGGAGCCGGGGGTAGGGAAAACGGCGATTGCCGAAGGACTGGCCCTTCGCATCGTGGAAGGCAGTGTGCCGTCCAAGCTGAAGGACAAAATCGTGTATACGCTCGACGTGGCGTCGCTTGTCGCGGGCACCGGCATTCGCGGCCAGTTTGAAGAGAAAATGAAACAGGTCATCGCGGAGCTGCAAAGACGCAAAAACGTCATTCTGTTCATTGACGAGCTTCACCTGCTTGTCGGAGCGGGATCGGCCGAGGGCTCCATGGACGCAGGAAACATTCTGAAGCCTGCGTTGGCCCGCGGCGAGCTGCAGGTCATCGGGGCAACCACCTTGAAGGAATACCGCGTCATCGAGAAGGACGCGGCTCTGGAGCGCCGTTTCCAGCCGGTTATGGTCAAAGAGCCTACCGCCGAGGAAGCGATCATGATCTTGCAAGGGCTGCGTCCGAAGTACGAAGCGTACCACCAAGTGTCGTACCCGGACGAGGTAATCGCGGCTTGCGTGGAATACTCGCACCGTTACATCCAGGACCGCTTCCTGCCTGACAAGGCCATCGACCTGATGGACGAAGCGGGCTCCAAGATCAACCTCCGTGCGGTTACCGGGGACAAGGAGGAGCTGCAGGCGCGATTGAAGCAGATCGCCGCGCAAAAACAGGAGGCGACCCAGGCTGAGGACTACGAGCGTGCGGCCCAGCTGCGCGATGAAGAAGCAGGCATTCTCGAGCGGCTGGATAGGCTGGACAGCGAAGAAGCGCGCGCGGTCGTCCGCGTCGAGGACATTCAGGAAATCATCGAACAGAAGACAGGTATCCCGGTGAAAAAGCTGCAGCGGGACGAGCAGGCGAAAATGAAGCATCTCGCCGAGCATTTGCAGCAAAAGGTCATCGGCCAGACGGAGGCAGTCACACAGGTCGCCAAGGCGATCCGCCGCAGCCGCGCAGGTCTGAAGCCAAAGCACAGACCAATTGCTTCCTTCCTGTTCGTCGGTCCGACCGGCGTAGGGAAAACGGAGCTGACACGCGCATTGGCCGAGGAGCTGTTCGGCACACGCGACTCGATGATTCGTCTGGACATGAGCGAATACATGGAGAAGCATTCCGTCTCCAAACTGATCGGTTCTCCGCCAGGGTATGTCGGCCACGAGGAAGCCGGACAATTGACCGAGCGTGTCCGCCGCAATCCGTACAGCATCATCCTGCTGGATGAGATCGAGAAGGCACACCCGGACGTACAGCATATGTTCCTGCAAATCCTGGAGGACGGCCGACTGACCGACAGCCAAGGGCGCACCGTCACTTTCAAGGATAGCGTCATCATCGCGACGAGCAATGCGGGTGTGAGCGAGCGGAAAATTTCCGTCGGCTTCGGCGCCAAAGAACCCGAGCAAACGACTGTTCTCGATTCGCTGGGCGCTTATTTCCGACCAGAGTTTCTCAATCGTTTTGACGGGATCATCGCCTTCAACCATCTGCAAAAGGAAGACCTGGTGAAAATCGTGGATGTACTCATGCAGGATGTTATCGGCAGCCTGAAAGAGCAAGGCATGGAGCTGAGCATCACCGGCGAAGCGAAAGCGCTGCTGGCCGAAAAAGGATACCATCCGGCTTTCGGGGCAAGACCGCTGCGCCGGGTCATCCAGCAACACGTCGAAGACGGCATCGCCGATCTGCTCATGGACGAGGAAGAGGTCAAACGAATCCGTGTCGAAGTTGTCGACGATGCGATTCACGTGTCCAAGGAAGCCTAA